In the Actinomycetota bacterium genome, TTCGAAGACCCGTAAAGGAGCCCGGTCCGAGGCCAACGGCTATCGCCTCCACATCCAGAATATCGAGTTCGCACCGAGCGAGCATGGAGTCGATTAGGGGGAGAAGGATGCGCATATGTTCTCTTGGAGCATCCAAGCTCTCTTCCAGAAGGAGCTCATCACCCTGGCTCAATGCGACCGTGCAATTATCGGTTGAGGTGTCAAAGCCAAGGATCAGCATCGGATATCTCCGTATGAGCTTAGCCAATCCGAGGCGAGCCGGGTGAACCTCTCCCCGTATGGATTTATGGTTATCAACCTCTCACCCTTCCTTGCGGTCCGCTCAAATTTTATCTCCAAGTGCTCGGCGGGCAAGAGGGCGGCCACCTTATCTCCCCACTCGACAACGGTCACCCTGTCGCCGAAGAAATACTCCTCGTAACCCAAGTAATACATATCATTGAAGGAGGAGAGGCGATAGGCATCAAAGTGGTAGAGTTCGGGACCGGTTTGATTCTTATACTCCTTGATCAGAGTGAAAGTCGGACTGGTTATATTGGCCTTGATGCCGAGCCCCTCGGCGATGGCCTTGGTGAAACGAGTCTTGCCTGCTCCAAGATCGCCGGTCAAGCTGATTACCTCGCCGCCCTTGAGAAGAGAGGCCAGGGCCAGGCCGAGGGATCTCATCTCTTCTTTGGAGGCGACCGTTATAAGATAGGAGTTGACGGGACTATTCAGCGCTTTTCACCCTCAAAATAGCATCATCTGCTCGGCTTCACTGGATCCTTCGGCCTCATCTTTTTGGGCTATCACTTCAGTTTTAGCCGGGCTATCTTTTGTTTTGGGCGATATGATCGATTTCAGCGTGAAGAAGTCGGCTTGGAGGGCAGAGAGGTTGTTGGGTTGATAAAGGGCGGCGGCCGGATGGTATATGGGAAATATCTTTTGGCCGTCCTTCGTGAAGATGCGGCCATGCATCTTTGAGATGGAAACGGGCTCTTCAAGCAGAAGCTCGGCCGAGAAGCGGCCGAGCGCGCAAATCACTTTGGGCGAAATTATCCTTATCTGTTCAAAGAGATATTTTTTGCAGCGCTCTATCTCTTTGGGAAGGGGGTCGCGATTGTCGGGCGGACGACATTTTAAGACATTTGCGATATAGACATCTTCGCGCCTGAGTCCGATCGTGTTAAGCAGCTTATCTAACAGTTTTCCGGCTGCGCCCACGAAGGGTCGGCCTTGAATATCTTCATTTCGACCGGGAGCCTCCCCGACGAAGACGAGGTCTGCCTTCTCACTTCCGTAGCCGAAGACCAAGTTAGTTCTGGTTTTACCCAATGGACACTCCATGCAGTCCTTGATCTCTTCATAGAGCTCACTTAAGTTATCGGCCAATTATCGGACTCCTTAAAAACCGTAAAAATCAATCGATATAGGTTACCACCGCTTCGTGCGCCATGCGGGATGGTTTTTTGCCCCCCTTCGGCACGTAGCCTATTGGGACTATGGTCATCGGTCTTACGTGGAGCTCAATATTGAGTATCCTCCTGATATCATCCTCATAGAACGAGCCGACCCAGCAGCTTCCAAGCCCTTCCGAATTCGCCGCAAGCAGAATGTTCTGGGTCGCGCAAGCGGCATCCTGGATGGCAAAGAGGGTCCGTCCCCGATCTCCATAAGCCTCTCCGGATATCTCGACGTCGGCACAGACAACGATGACAACTGGGGCCTCTGAGATGAATTTCTGATTGAGGGCTTTGGCCGCCAAACGATCCTTGGTCGTCTGATCACGGACCACAAAGAATCGCCAAGGCTGTATGTCTCCCGCCGATGGCGCTTGGCAGGCCGCCTCCAGTATCTTATCTACCACTTCGCTTGAGACATTCTTCTTTGGATCGAAACTTCTTGCACTCCGCCTGTCATAGATAGCCTTATAGACCTCCATTACACCCTCCCATCCGATCATCCGATAAGTTATTAATTTTTATTATAATTGCGAAGCTCCTCTTTAGCAAAGACTAATGGGTTAAATTGCAAAGGATTATCCAAGCCGAAACCCCCCGCTTGATCCGAAGGAGAACGGCTCAGCCATCGATGTAAACCCTTGGGATGCGCCCGCTTATCATGCATACTATCTCATAATTTATCGTACTCAACAGCGAAGCGATCTCGTCTGCGCTTATTCGCTCGGGCCCGCTCGCTCCGATTAGGACGACTTCGTCCCCCACTTTGAAATCGCGCTCCTCAATATCGACCATGAACTGATCCATGCAGACGTTTCCGGCGACCGAAAAACGCTCGCCGTCTATCAAGACCGAGCCCAAGTTTGAGAGGTTCCTAGAGTAGCCATCGGCGTAACCGAGCGGAATGGTTGCGATATTGCTCCTCTTCTTCGCCTTGAAGGTTAGGCCGTAGCTTACCCCCTCACCGGCTTCGATCGTCTTGACCGAGGATATCATGGCCTTTAAGCTGAGGGCTGGATTAAGGTCTATGACTCCCTTGGTTGATTCGGCCGGATGAAGTCCATAGACGGAGATGCCGCACCTGACCATATCGAGGTGAGACTTCGGCTCCAAGATGGTGGCCGCGCTGTTGGCCGCGTGCTTGATGGGAATGGTAATTCCCGCCACCTCAAGCTCTCTTATGAGGTCTTCGAACTTCTTGAGCTGCTCGCCCATGAAGGCGTCATCCTCGCCGGCCGTGGCGAAATGTGTGAAGATGCCCTCGATCTCGAGGGCAGAAAGGGCGCTTAACTCTTCTATAAACCCCTTGGCCCTGGCGGGATCGACCCCTATCCTGTTCATGCCGGTATCGAGCTTGACGTGAACTTTGGCTCGCTTGCCGAGTTTTTCGGCGGCAGCCCAGATGGCCCTTGCCGCCCCGATCAAAGAGACGGTCAGAACGAGATCATTCTCAACCGCTTCTTCGGCGGCGTAAGGGGGAATGTCGCTCAAGATGTGGATGGGCGCCGCTATGGAGGCTCTTTTGAGCTTGACCGCCTCTTCGATCAGGGCGACTCCGAGCCTGTCTGCCCCGCCTTCAAGGGCAGCCATCGATACCTCGATATCGCCGTGGCCGTAAGCGTCGGCCTTGACCACGGCCATGAACTTAACATTCGGCCCAAGGCGACTCTTAAGGGAGGAGACGTTATTCCTTATGGCGCCAAGATCTATCTCAGCATAGGCTGGGCGAATCTTGCCTTCCATATGAGATATCTCACTCGCCCCTAACGATGTCTTTCATGATGTCGGCCTTGGTGATGATGCCGGCCAGGCGGCCTCCATCGAGTACGGGCAGCCTTGCTACGTCCTCTTTGACCATCTTGGTTGCGACGTCCATTACGCTATCATCGGCCTCGGCTGAGATCACGCTCTCCGTCATCACGTCCTTGACCTTGGCTCCGATCGCTTTTTTGAGATTATCTTCGAACTTCTTTAAGCCACCAAGGTATATTAAGCCGTCCAGAAGATGGATGTAGCTTGGGAACTCCAACTTTACATCGGCCATGATGAGATCGCCTTCACTTATTATGCCGACCATTTCACCGGCCGCATTTACGACCGGGGCTCCACCTATCTTCTTTGCGAGAAGTATCTCGGCCGCTTCCTTGACCGAAAGGTTTTCATCGATGGTGGTGGGGTCTTTTGTCATGATATCGCGAGCTCTTCTATCTTCCATCTTATTCTCCTTTCAATACCTCTTTTATGGCGTTGGGCAAATACTTGATTATATCGGTAGCATTCAGCGAGTATTGAGTCAATTCGCCTGCCGCTATATCGCCGGCTAGGCCATGTATGTAGGCCGCAAGAACGGTGGCCTCATAGGGCTTTGTCCCTTGAGCTGAGAAGGCTGCGATCATTCCGGTCAAGACGTCACCGGCTCCGGCCGTGGCCATCCCCCTGTTGCCGGTCGGATTTATGGCCACAGCGTCCGGTGCGGCTATGAAAGAGAATGGGCCCTTGAGCAGGACTACTTTCTCGGTCTCTTCGACAAATCTGGCAACACAGCCGTGGCGACCATTTTGAATGATTGCCGGCTCTTGGCAAAAGAGCCTTGCTATTTCGCCGGGGTGAGGCGTCAAAATCAATGGACTCTTTCTCTTTTTAAGCAGGTTGAGCTTACCCACCATGGCGCTTATGCCGTCGGCGTCCAGTACCATTGGTTTTTCGATCTCTGAAACAAGGGCCTGGACAAGTGAGGCCGTCTTCTTATCCAAACTAAGCCCTGGCCCCAAAGCGACCGTCTCGACCGATGAGCACCTTTCGAGCAGAGCATCCTTGGCCGAAGGGGCAAGCCCTCCCTCAGCCGTCTCGTCCGTGGCAAGGATTATTGCTTCGGTAAGTTTGACGGAGAGTATGTCACAGATGCTCTTTGGAGCGGCCAAGTAGACGGTTCCCGCCCCCGACTTTAGGGCGGCCTGGGTTGCCAAAACGGCGGCTCCCGTCATGCCGGGCGAACCGGCGATTATCAGAACCCTGCCCCGGCTGGCCTTGTGGACATCGCGGGGATGAGTTGGAAGGAGCTCCCTTATCTCGCTTTTGGAAAAAATCTGGGCGAGACCGATCTTAAAAATTTCGCCCATTTCGGCTGAGAGTCCAAAATCGTCCACTCTGATCCTACCGAAGTAAGCGGCGGCCGGAAAGAGATAGGACGATAGCTTGGGAGCAAGGAAGCTGACCGTCCTCTCCGCCATGATGTGGGGACCGGACAGAAGGCCCTTGCTTGGATCGATTCCGGACGGGACGTCGGCTGAGACAACTCTTATGCCTGAGGCATTTATCAGCTCGATCACGCTCTCGGCCAGGGCCTTGATGCTTCCTTTAAGACCCACGCCGAAGATGGCATCGATCACCACGTTGGCCTTGCTCAAGGCGGCCTTGAAATCATCCAGGGCGGCGTATGAGAGGGGTTTTGCCCCGCCGACCCTGATGAGATTGCGTAGCGCTTCCCCAGCCTCTTTCGTAAGATCGCTCTCTTTCACCTCTTCGGCGTGGGCATTGGCCAGAACGAAGGCGTCCACCTTATAGCCGGCCTCAATGAGAAGCCTGGTTGCGACCAGGCCGTCTCCGCCATTGTTGCCCTTGCCGCAGACGACGACCACGTGACCGCTCTCGCCGATCATGCTCGAGATCTCATTGAAGAGAGATCTTCCGGCCATCTCCATCAAATCATAAAGAGTCAATTCGGACTCATTTACGATCCTCTCTTCTATCTCTTGCGCCTGACTGGACGTTACAACCCTCATGTCAATCCCCCTTCTTGATTGCCGCAGCCATGGCCACGGCGCTGTCTGAGGTAAAAGATAGGCTGACTAAGACCTCGGCGACTCCAATCTCTTCAAGTCTATCTTTAGCGCGACCAATGAATACGACAAAAGGACGACCTAATTCGTCTCTACAAATTTCGATATCGGTACACTTGACTCCTCTAAAACCAGTACCGATCGCTTTGAGAATGGCCTCTTTGGCCGAGAAGCGGGCGGCAAAATGGAGGGGGGGGTTGGGTTTGCCCTCGCAGTAGGTTATCTCGCCCTCGGTGAAGACCCGCCACTTGAAGCGAGGGTGGCGGGTCATGGCTCTCTCGATGCGGGCGACCTCAACTATGTCTATTCCTACGCCTCTAAGCATATCAAGCTCAACCCTTCTTAATCTAAAGGGGGCGAATTATTCCACGGTCACACTCTTAGCAAGGTTTCGAGGCTGATCAACGTTGCAACCTCTCGCCTTTGCAATGTAATAGGAGAGAAGTTGAAGCGGGATGACCCCAAGGATGGCTGATATTATCTCGCTCGCCTCTGGAACGTAAAACACGTGATCGACAACCTTTTTGACCTCGTCGTTGCCTTTGGAGGCGATCGCGATCACCTCTGCGCCGCGCGCCTTGACCTCTTGAACGTTGCCTAATGTCTTCTCATAGACTTCGCTCACCGTCGCCACCACAACGACCGGAACTCCCTCGTCGATCAGGGCGATCGGGCCGTGCTTCATTTCGCCGGCCGCATAACCTTCAGCGTGGATATAGGATATCTCCTTCAGCTTGAGAGCTCCTTCTAAGGCGACTGGAAGGCCGACCCCCCGGCCCAGAAATAGAAAATCATCACAGGAGGCAAACTTCTTAGCCACCTCTTCTACGTGCCCTTTATCACCCAATATCTCCTCGACCCAGACGGGGATCTTCTCCATTTCCGCCTGGATAGAAAGGATTTCGTCCAAGCTTAAAGCCCCTCTGGCCTCGGCCATATAGAGAGCTAAAGCAAAGAGTACGGCTATCTGGCAGACGAAGGTCTTGGTTGCGGCCACCCCAATCTCGGGACCGGCGTGGGTATAGAGCGAGCTGTCGGCTTCCCTGGTTATGGTGCTGCCGAGCACGTTGGTCACCCCGATCACCTTGGCCCCCTTCCGTCTAGCCTCCCTGATGCCGGCCAGCGTGTCGGCCGTCTCGCCCGACTGAGTTATGGCGATGACGAGCGCCCCGTTGTCCAGAAAGGGGTCGGAGTATCTAAATTCCGAAGATATATCAACTTCGACAGGTATCTTTACCCACTTCTCTATCGCCTTCTTGGCGATGAGACCGGCGTGATAAGATGTGCCGCAGGCCAAGATGACCACCTTATTGAAGCCGGCCAGCTCCTTCTTACTCAAATCGAGATCGTCCAGAGAGATGCCACTGGAGGCTTTAAGTTTGCCCCGCAGGGTCTCCTTGATCGCCCCCGGTTGCTCGAAGATTTCTTTCAGCATGAAGTCCTCAAAGCCGCCCCTCTCAGCCGCCTTCTCATCCCAGGCGACCTTCATTATCTCCTTCTCTATCGGGCTCGCTTCAAAATCGGTGACTGTTATCGCGCCCTTGGTCACCTTAGCCATCTCATGATCGCCTATTATATAGATATCCTTGGTGTGACTTAAGACGGCCGGGATATCGGAGGCGATGAAGTATTCGCCTGATCCGAGCCCCACGATGAGGGGGCTGTCCTTTCGGGCGATGATGATCTCGCCCGGGTGATCTTCACATATAACCGCTATGGCGAAGGAGCCTTCCAGTTTTTTAATGGCTAACCTAACCGCTTCATATAGATCGCCGTCGTAGAGCTCCTCGATCAAGTGGGGGATGACCTCGGTGTCGGTCTCGGATTTGAAGACGTGTCCCCGCTCGATCAGGCCCTCTTTGAGGTCTATGAAGTTCTCGATGATGCCGTTGTGGACCATCGAAATTCTGCCCTTGCAATCAGTGTGAGGATGAGCGTTCTCCTTGGTCGGGCGGCCGTGCGTCGCCCACCTGGTATGACCGATGCCCAGCTTCCCGTGGGGAAAGTCTTTGGCTATCGCCCCTTCAAGATGGGAGAGATTCCCAACTTCTCTGGTCAGAGAGATCTTGCTACCAGTCATGATGGCGAGTCCAGCCGAGTCATAACCGCGATATTCCAACTTCTTTAGGCCGCCGACCAGAATATTGGTCGAGTCCTTTTCTCCCACATATCCAACTATCCCGCACATTAAGTAATCCTCCCGGTGTATCTTGAGATTCTTTAAAGACCGTAGTCCGATTTAAGGCTTAAAAGATCAGCCAAGCTCCCTTTCGATGACTCCTGCAACCACCTCGGCCACCTCTTTGGCATGCTCCTCGTCGTCGCTCTCGACCATGACCCGAATCAACGGCTCAGTGCCCGAGGGACGGACCAGAATTCGTCCGATCGAGCCGAGATCCTTTTCAGCCTCGGCTATCGCTTTTTTTATCGAAGCCCTCTTTTCCCATCCATCCTTGCTCTCAACTCTGACATTAATTAAGGTTTGAGGCAGACGGGTCATTATCTTAGCCAACTCGGAGAGCTTTTTACCGCTCTCGGCCATGACTTTAAAGAGGTTAAGAGAGGTTATCAGACCATCGCCGGTCGGGTTGTTTTCTAAGAGAATGATGTGGCCGGACTGTTCGCCGCCGATTATAGCCCCGCGCTTCATCATCTCACGAAGGACCCATTTGTCACCCACATCGGTCTTGATGACCTCTATCCCCCGCTCCTTCATGGCCAGATCAAAACCGAGATTGGTCATGACGGTGGTTACGACGGTGCTGCCCTTTAGAAGCCCCTTCTCTTTTAGGTGGGAGGCCAAGATGGCCATCATGAAATCGCCATCGATCACATTGCCCAGTTCATCAACGGCGATAACGCGGTCAGCGTCGCCGTCGTAAGCAAATCCTACGTCGGCTCCCGCCCGGATAACGGCCTCTCTTAAAGAATCGGGATGAGTAGAGCCGCAAGAGAGGTTTATGTTGCCCCCATCCGGCTGGTCAGCTATCGCGATAAGTTCAACTTTAAGCCTTTTGAAAGCGTTCGGGGCTATCTCGTATGCCGCCCCGTTAGCGCAGTCCAAAACCACCTTGAGACCGCTTGCGGGCTTAATGCCATTCAAAGCGTGCTCTATATATCGCTTATTTGCCTCGTTTAGATCGATGCACCTTCCTACCCGGGCGCCCTCGTCATTTGCGGGTTTTTTGCTATCCAAGATGGCCTCGATCCTCTCCTCGAGTTCATCCTCTATTTTCATGCCCGATGGTCCAAAGAATTTTATGCCGTTATAGGCGGCCGGGTTATGAGAGGCCGAGATGACCACGCCAAAATCCGCTCTCAGATCTTGGGTGAGATACGAGACGGCCGGCGTCGTGGTGACTCCCGCCCTTAGGACCTGCGCTCCCTCTTCGGATATTCCGATGATCAGGGCCTCTTCCAGCATATCGCCAGAGAGCCTGGTATCCTTGCCGATAACTACCTTTCCCTTGTTGGGGGAATTTAAAAGGACCTCTGCCCCGGCCCTTCCCACCTTGAGCGCGAGTTCATATGAGAGATCTTCTCCAGCGACTCCTCTTATGCCATCTGTGCCAAAATATCTTCCCAATAAATAAACCTCTCCTCTTTGAAATCAACAATCTAACATTATAACCTTGACTGGCCCGTAAATCGAGAAATTTGCCAGAGAGCTAAAAACCCTTACAACCCTCTTTTACCTTAATAAGAAATAAAAAATATTTGACAGCCGCCAAGTCTCTTAGTTTTTAGGGTACTCCTTACTCACCAAGGGCGAGGCGCAGGCGGCAGATAGGGCGTAATAGCCGGGGATGAATTTGAGGATGTCTCCTGCGGACAGCTTATCCATTTCGCTTATGTCAACCACCAAGTGATCTGCCCCCATCTGCAAGATTCGTCCGATAAATTGGGGTTTTAACATCCCAGCCCCGATGTGCTGCTTGCCAAGCGAAAGGACGGCCTGCTTGACCCAGGTTCCACCCCTTCTCTTATCGCTGACTTCCAGCACCTCAGAGAAGATGGCAAAGGCGTCAAGGTGGGCTCCCTCTATCGGCTTAAAACGAGCCGTCTCCTGACCGAGCAGGATGGCCTCGCCAATCCTGACCTGATTGATACCGGCCATAGCCCCGCCCGCTTCTATCAAACCCCAGAGGCTTGAGCTTCCGCCGGAGATGAAGTCGAGCTTAAGATCGAGCTTATCCTCAATCTCTTTGGCCGTTTCCACCAGAGTATTTAAGCCCGCCTTGCTTGGCTCAAAGCCGGGCCCCTCCTGACCCCCATCCCTTGCGCCCTCGGCGGGCTGGCAGAGGTTGGTGGCAAGACCGGCCAAACGGAGCCCTTGAAATCCGATAATCTTCTTGGCCAGCTCGGCGGCGCCGGCCGCCAAAACTCCCTCGCGAAGCCCGCCCGTCTCGACCATGATGGCGACCCCACATTCCTTCTTTTCCTGCCTTGCCGCCTTGGCCAGAGCGGGTAGGATGGCCCCATCTGAGATAAAGCAGCAGCTAGAAAATTTTACCGCCCCCTTAGTCTCATCCCTTGTGGGCTGCTTGAGCATGAAGGGATTAGAAAACCCCGCTTCGGTCAGGCGCATGAGGCTCATGACTTGCGAGTCGGCAAGGATTTTCGCCCCGCCCGCCTCCATCGCCTTGGCAACCAAAGGATCGCCAAAGCAGCCTTTGACCACTCCGACCAGACCCAGGCCGCATCTTTGGCAGCTGGCCGCAACCAGCCTTGTGTTATCCTCAATCTTCTTCAAATCGATGGAAATAAGCGGTAGTCTCAAGGGGCCTTCCTCTCAGATAAAAGATAAGGGCAGCCCCAAAAAGATGGACTGCCCTTAATATTCTACTATCAACGGTGAGTTTACAAAAATCTTAACGTTTCGAGAACTGTGGTCTCTTGCGAGCCTTCTTGAAACCGTACTTCTTGCGCTCTTTGGCTCTAGGGTCTCTGGTGAGAAGACCGGTTGTCTTTAGGTCTTTACGAAAATCGGCGTTGACATCCAAAAGAGCCCTGGATATACCGTGACGAAGGGCGCCGGCTTGCCCTGATGTTCCCCCGCCGTCGATCTTGGCGATGACATCGAATTTATCGGCCGTGCCGGTTACGTTGAAGGGCTGTTTGGCCAGCACGAGAAGGGTCTTTCTGCCAAAATAGTCCTCCAGGCTCTTGCCGTTCACGTTGAAATTGCCGTTTCCGGGAACAAGCCTAACCCTTGCGACCGACTCTTTCCTTCTTCCGGTTCCCCGGTAAACTACCTTATTAGCCGACACTTACATCTCCTTCCACATACTTGAGCTTATATGGTTTAGGCTTCTGCGCCTCATGTTCGTGATTTGGGCCCGCTTTTACTTTGAGCTTCTTTAGCACATCACGACCAAGGCTGTTGTGAGGGATCATGCCCTTAACGGCCTTCTTGATGACAAATTCCGGCTTGGTCTTCATCAAGACTTCGTAGCTGACGCTCTTAAGACTGCCTATATAGCCAGTGTGACGATGATACATCTTGCCCGCGAGCTTGTTTCCGGTCAGTTTGACCCTTTCGGCATTGATGACGATGACGTAATCGCCGGTATCCATGTGCGGGGTAAAGATCGGTTTGTGCTTGCCCCGAAGCAGAACGGCCACCTCGCTTGCCAGGCGGCCCAAAGGAACCCCCGTCGCATCTATGACGTGCCACTCTCGCTTTATGTCAGCTGGTTTAGCTGAATAAGTCTTCATCAAAATCCTCCAAATCGATATACTTGCTCCAAACCTTATGTATATTAATGAAAAAGCGCCTTTAAGTCAAGGGTTTGTAAGCGTCGGGCCGAACTGCGCCCGAAAACTTGAACTACTATTGAGGAATCCTAAGGTGAATGGCGA is a window encoding:
- the tsaE gene encoding tRNA (adenosine(37)-N6)-threonylcarbamoyltransferase complex ATPase subunit type 1 TsaE codes for the protein MTVASKEEMRSLGLALASLLKGGEVISLTGDLGAGKTRFTKAIAEGLGIKANITSPTFTLIKEYKNQTGPELYHFDAYRLSSFNDMYYLGYEEYFFGDRVTVVEWGDKVAALLPAEHLEIKFERTARKGERLITINPYGERFTRLASDWLSSYGDIRC
- a CDS encoding uracil-DNA glycosylase — translated: MADNLSELYEEIKDCMECPLGKTRTNLVFGYGSEKADLVFVGEAPGRNEDIQGRPFVGAAGKLLDKLLNTIGLRREDVYIANVLKCRPPDNRDPLPKEIERCKKYLFEQIRIISPKVICALGRFSAELLLEEPVSISKMHGRIFTKDGQKIFPIYHPAAALYQPNNLSALQADFFTLKSIISPKTKDSPAKTEVIAQKDEAEGSSEAEQMMLF
- a CDS encoding nitroreductase family protein gives rise to the protein MEVYKAIYDRRSARSFDPKKNVSSEVVDKILEAACQAPSAGDIQPWRFFVVRDQTTKDRLAAKALNQKFISEAPVVIVVCADVEISGEAYGDRGRTLFAIQDAACATQNILLAANSEGLGSCWVGSFYEDDIRRILNIELHVRPMTIVPIGYVPKGGKKPSRMAHEAVVTYID
- the alr gene encoding alanine racemase codes for the protein MEGKIRPAYAEIDLGAIRNNVSSLKSRLGPNVKFMAVVKADAYGHGDIEVSMAALEGGADRLGVALIEEAVKLKRASIAAPIHILSDIPPYAAEEAVENDLVLTVSLIGAARAIWAAAEKLGKRAKVHVKLDTGMNRIGVDPARAKGFIEELSALSALEIEGIFTHFATAGEDDAFMGEQLKKFEDLIRELEVAGITIPIKHAANSAATILEPKSHLDMVRCGISVYGLHPAESTKGVIDLNPALSLKAMISSVKTIEAGEGVSYGLTFKAKKRSNIATIPLGYADGYSRNLSNLGSVLIDGERFSVAGNVCMDQFMVDIEERDFKVGDEVVLIGASGPERISADEIASLLSTINYEIVCMISGRIPRVYIDG
- a CDS encoding CBS domain-containing protein, whose protein sequence is MEDRRARDIMTKDPTTIDENLSVKEAAEILLAKKIGGAPVVNAAGEMVGIISEGDLIMADVKLEFPSYIHLLDGLIYLGGLKKFEDNLKKAIGAKVKDVMTESVISAEADDSVMDVATKMVKEDVARLPVLDGGRLAGIITKADIMKDIVRGE
- a CDS encoding NAD(P)H-hydrate dehydratase, whose protein sequence is MRVVTSSQAQEIEERIVNESELTLYDLMEMAGRSLFNEISSMIGESGHVVVVCGKGNNGGDGLVATRLLIEAGYKVDAFVLANAHAEEVKESDLTKEAGEALRNLIRVGGAKPLSYAALDDFKAALSKANVVIDAIFGVGLKGSIKALAESVIELINASGIRVVSADVPSGIDPSKGLLSGPHIMAERTVSFLAPKLSSYLFPAAAYFGRIRVDDFGLSAEMGEIFKIGLAQIFSKSEIRELLPTHPRDVHKASRGRVLIIAGSPGMTGAAVLATQAALKSGAGTVYLAAPKSICDILSVKLTEAIILATDETAEGGLAPSAKDALLERCSSVETVALGPGLSLDKKTASLVQALVSEIEKPMVLDADGISAMVGKLNLLKKRKSPLILTPHPGEIARLFCQEPAIIQNGRHGCVARFVEETEKVVLLKGPFSFIAAPDAVAINPTGNRGMATAGAGDVLTGMIAAFSAQGTKPYEATVLAAYIHGLAGDIAAGELTQYSLNATDIIKYLPNAIKEVLKGE
- the acpS gene encoding holo-ACP synthase, which translates into the protein MLRGVGIDIVEVARIERAMTRHPRFKWRVFTEGEITYCEGKPNPPLHFAARFSAKEAILKAIGTGFRGVKCTDIEICRDELGRPFVVFIGRAKDRLEEIGVAEVLVSLSFTSDSAVAMAAAIKKGD
- the glmS gene encoding glutamine--fructose-6-phosphate transaminase (isomerizing), which translates into the protein MCGIVGYVGEKDSTNILVGGLKKLEYRGYDSAGLAIMTGSKISLTREVGNLSHLEGAIAKDFPHGKLGIGHTRWATHGRPTKENAHPHTDCKGRISMVHNGIIENFIDLKEGLIERGHVFKSETDTEVIPHLIEELYDGDLYEAVRLAIKKLEGSFAIAVICEDHPGEIIIARKDSPLIVGLGSGEYFIASDIPAVLSHTKDIYIIGDHEMAKVTKGAITVTDFEASPIEKEIMKVAWDEKAAERGGFEDFMLKEIFEQPGAIKETLRGKLKASSGISLDDLDLSKKELAGFNKVVILACGTSYHAGLIAKKAIEKWVKIPVEVDISSEFRYSDPFLDNGALVIAITQSGETADTLAGIREARRKGAKVIGVTNVLGSTITREADSSLYTHAGPEIGVAATKTFVCQIAVLFALALYMAEARGALSLDEILSIQAEMEKIPVWVEEILGDKGHVEEVAKKFASCDDFLFLGRGVGLPVALEGALKLKEISYIHAEGYAAGEMKHGPIALIDEGVPVVVVATVSEVYEKTLGNVQEVKARGAEVIAIASKGNDEVKKVVDHVFYVPEASEIISAILGVIPLQLLSYYIAKARGCNVDQPRNLAKSVTVE
- the glmM gene encoding phosphoglucosamine mutase, producing the protein MGRYFGTDGIRGVAGEDLSYELALKVGRAGAEVLLNSPNKGKVVIGKDTRLSGDMLEEALIIGISEEGAQVLRAGVTTTPAVSYLTQDLRADFGVVISASHNPAAYNGIKFFGPSGMKIEDELEERIEAILDSKKPANDEGARVGRCIDLNEANKRYIEHALNGIKPASGLKVVLDCANGAAYEIAPNAFKRLKVELIAIADQPDGGNINLSCGSTHPDSLREAVIRAGADVGFAYDGDADRVIAVDELGNVIDGDFMMAILASHLKEKGLLKGSTVVTTVMTNLGFDLAMKERGIEVIKTDVGDKWVLREMMKRGAIIGGEQSGHIILLENNPTGDGLITSLNLFKVMAESGKKLSELAKIMTRLPQTLINVRVESKDGWEKRASIKKAIAEAEKDLGSIGRILVRPSGTEPLIRVMVESDDEEHAKEVAEVVAGVIERELG
- a CDS encoding alanine racemase, whose product is MRLPLISIDLKKIEDNTRLVAASCQRCGLGLVGVVKGCFGDPLVAKAMEAGGAKILADSQVMSLMRLTEAGFSNPFMLKQPTRDETKGAVKFSSCCFISDGAILPALAKAARQEKKECGVAIMVETGGLREGVLAAGAAELAKKIIGFQGLRLAGLATNLCQPAEGARDGGQEGPGFEPSKAGLNTLVETAKEIEDKLDLKLDFISGGSSSLWGLIEAGGAMAGINQVRIGEAILLGQETARFKPIEGAHLDAFAIFSEVLEVSDKRRGGTWVKQAVLSLGKQHIGAGMLKPQFIGRILQMGADHLVVDISEMDKLSAGDILKFIPGYYALSAACASPLVSKEYPKN
- the rpsI gene encoding 30S ribosomal protein S9; this encodes MSANKVVYRGTGRRKESVARVRLVPGNGNFNVNGKSLEDYFGRKTLLVLAKQPFNVTGTADKFDVIAKIDGGGTSGQAGALRHGISRALLDVNADFRKDLKTTGLLTRDPRAKERKKYGFKKARKRPQFSKR
- the rplM gene encoding 50S ribosomal protein L13; amino-acid sequence: MKTYSAKPADIKREWHVIDATGVPLGRLASEVAVLLRGKHKPIFTPHMDTGDYVIVINAERVKLTGNKLAGKMYHRHTGYIGSLKSVSYEVLMKTKPEFVIKKAVKGMIPHNSLGRDVLKKLKVKAGPNHEHEAQKPKPYKLKYVEGDVSVG